A genomic stretch from Solanum stenotomum isolate F172 chromosome 8, ASM1918654v1, whole genome shotgun sequence includes:
- the LOC125872151 gene encoding DEAD-box ATP-dependent RNA helicase 7-like, translated as MPALVVTEETMASEVSKKKMKKTPKTDLETPIDKKTKEKKSKKSKIDSGSDSEDAKRSKKKEKKRKALDLDGEKSDTSSEICEPVDLKKNKKAKLDEEEVMVEKKVEDPNALSNFRISKPLKEALNSKGIDALFPIQAMTFDDILDGCDLVGRARTGQGKTLAFVLPILESLTNGPTKALRKTGYGKAPSVLVLLPTRELALQVFADFEVYGRAVGLTSCCLYGNSPMGPQQAQLKRGVDIVVGTPGRVKDHIERGNIDFRSLKFRVLDEVDEMLKIGFVDDVEFILGKVEDASLVQTVLFSATLPVWVKHIASKFLKPDKKTADLVGNEKMKASKNVRHIIIPCSSSARPQLIPDIIRCYGSGGRTIIFTETRALASELAGLLPGASALHGEIQQNQREATLKGFRSGKFMTLVATNVAARGLDIDDVQLIIQCEATSDVEAYIHRSGRTGRAGKSGVAVMLYDPRKSNISRIEKESGVTFEHLSAPQPADVAKAAGKEAADIIADISDSVIPAFKDAAEELLNTSDLSPAELLAKALAKAAGYSEIKTRSLLTSMENCVTLLLECGRPIFSPSFVYSVLRRFLPEEKVESINGLTLTADGKGAVFDVAAEHLDEFLSGHKTAHGVNLEVVEALPPLQEREKPRGGRFGGGGRGGGFGNRRGGGGFSGGRGNGNYGRRW; from the exons ATGCCTGCACTTGTTGTAACTGAAGAAACAATGGCCTCCGAGGTatccaaaaagaaaatgaagaagacaCCCAAAACTGATCTTGAAACTCCTATTGATAAGAAAACCAAAgagaaaaagtcaaaaaaatccAAGATTGATTCTGGGTCTGATTCAGAGGACGCAAAAAGGagtaaaaagaaagagaaaaagcgAAAAGCCTTGGACTTGGATGGTGAGAAGAGTGATACGAGCTCAGAGATATGCGAGCCGGTagatttgaagaagaataaaaaggCTAAATTGGACGAGGAAGAAGTGATGGTTGAGAAGAAAGTGGAGGATCCTAATGCTTTGTCTAATTTTAGGATTTCAAAGCCTTTAAAAGAGGCTTTGAATTCTAAGGGAATAGACGCACTTTTTCCTATTCAAGCTATGACTTTTGATGATATTCTTGATGGATGTGATTTGGTTGGTCGAGCTCGTACTGGTCAG GGTAAAACGTTGGCCTTTGTTTTGCCCATTTTGGAGTCCCTAACAAATGGTCCTACTAAAGCATTGCGAAAAACAGGATATGGGAAGGCTCCTAGTGTTCTGGTGCTTTTACCTACTAGGGAATTGGCACTTCAG GTGTTTGCTGACTTTGAAGTTTATGGCCGAGCTGTTGGGCTCACTTCGTGCTGTCTGTATGGAAATTCTCCTATGGGGCCACAACAGGCTCAACTAAAAAGAGGAGTTGACATTGTAGTGGGTACTCCTGGAAGGGTTAAG GACCACATTGAAAGGGGAAATATTGATTTCAGGTCTTTAAAGTTCCGTGTTCTTGATGAAGTCGATGAAATGTTAAAAATTGGTTTTGTAGATGATGTCGAATTTATTTTAG GCAAGGTCGAAGATGCAAGCCTAGTTCAAACCGTTCTTTTCAGTGCCACTTTGCCAGTCTGGGTGAAGCAT ATTGCTTCTAAGTTTCTGAAACCAGATAAGAAAACGGCTGACCTTGTTGGTAATGAGAAAATGAAAGCCAGTAAAAATGTGAGGCATATTATTATTCCATGCTCTAGTTCTGCAAGACCTCAGCTGATTCCTGATATCATTCGGTGCTACGGCAG TGGAGGCCGCACCATTATTTTTACTGAGACAAGGGCCCTAGCTTCAGAGCTAGCTGGCTTATTGCCTGGGGCAAGTGCTTTGCATGGGGAGATACAACAGAACCAGCGTGAG GCTACACTTAAAGGATTCAGATCAGGAAAATTCATGACATTAGTGGCCACAAATGTAGCAGCCCGTGGATTGGATATCGATGATGTTCAGTTAATTATCCAG TGCGAAGCCACTAGTGATGTTGAAGCATACATTCATCGATCTGGAAGGACAGGACGGGCAG GAAAGAGTGGTGTGGCTGTAATGCTGTATGATCCAAGGAAGTCCAACATTTctagaattgaaaaagaatCTGGTGTGACGTTTGAGCATTTATCTGCTCCTCAGCCAGCTGATGTTGCCAAGGCAGCTGGGAAAGAAGCTGCTGATATAATTGCGGATATTTCCGATAG TGTCATACCTGCATTTAAGGATGCTGCAGAGGAGCTTCTGAATACTTCTGACCTATCACCAGCAGAGTTGCTTGCGAAAGCTCTTGCCAAGGCTGCT GGCTATTCTGAGATCAAGACTCGATCGCTTCTTACTTCTATGGAGAACTGTGTTACTCTGCTTCTCGAGTGTGGGAGACCCATCTTCTCACCTTC CTTTGTCTATAGTGTCCTGAGGAGGTTCCTGCCTGAGGAGAAAGTTGAATCAATCAATGGTCTTACTTTGACAGCCGATGGAAAGGGGGCAGTTTTTGATGTAGCTGCTGAGCACTTGGATGAATTTCTCTCAG GCCACAAAACTGCACATGGGGTAAATTTAGAGGTAGTGGAAGCGCTGCCTCCTTTGCAAGAGAGAGAGAAGCCAAGAGGTGGAAGATTTGGAGGTGGTGGCCGTGGTGGTGGCTTCGGTAACAGAAGAGGCGGAGGTGGCTTTTCTGGAGGAAGAGGTAATGGCAACTATGGTCGCAGATGGTAA
- the LOC125874033 gene encoding protein TPX2-like isoform X1 produces the protein MEGEMDDFSVECSDELQKIDWEYEYDAAFFYDFSTPESPFQAAQAQRWFETAGNYPPSPLVAKLNLVKETAAAECSLGPSRLREEQTAKSSSSNSSNIHTGSAVSSYKSKIEEPLSIDRMAHESPKAKINSETRSFKARVSTLMNPTASHLAKLRSQKPPSKADERSSWNSSVSFNLATKRQKLESGYLRKVTIPRDPQLETMQRALRRRCKNDSESSENAKAKGQPSKAQPLNTKILKAPVLPPHPKTALRSTEFHVFKLKTMERASRNSSANLSNSQNAESAVLSTSVDFKRPNTQNAAKQGNSVTTIKSKALRCNKIFPSREDTRICENIGERSTTSMDCNSTVDTRLPMHPPVELFNKLSLRFERESSVVSDQPKIYAS, from the exons ATGGAAGGAGAAATGGATGATTTCAGTGTTGAATGTTCGGATGAATTGCAAAAAATTGACTGGGAATATGAGTATGACGCGGCgtttttttatgatttctctACCCCGGAGTCGCCTTTTCAGGCTGCACAAGCCCAACGTTGGTTTGAAACTGCAGGCAACTATCCGCCTTCTC CTCTCGTTGCAAAGTTAAATCTGGTGAAGGAGACCGCAGCAGCAGAATGTTCACTTGGTCCCTCCAGGTTACGAGAAGAACAAACCGCAAAATCAAGCAGCAGCAACTCCTCAAATATTCACACCGGTTCTGCTGTTTCATCCTATAAATCGAAAATTGAAG AACCATTATCCATTGATCGAATGGCTCATGAAAGTCCTAAAGCTAAGATAAACTCAGAGACCAGATCTTTCAAAGCTAGAGTTTCAACTTTAATGAATCCCACTGCTAGTCATTTGGCTAAACTAAG GTCCCAGAAACCACCAAGCAAGGCCGATGAGAGAAGCTCATGGAATTCTTCAGTATCTTTTAATTTAGCTACCAAAAGACAAAAGCTAGAGAGTGGTTATCTGCGTAAG GTCACTATTCCTAGAGATCCTCAACTGGAAACCATGCAGAGGGCGCTAAGACGAAG GTGCAAGAATGATTCAGAGTCGAGTGAAAATGCAAAAGCTAAAGGCCAGCCTTCAAAAGCACAACCCTTGAACACAAAA ATTCTCAAAGCTCCTGTATTACCTCCTCATCCGAAGACCGCATTGAGATCAACAGAGTTTCAT GTTTTTAAGTTGAAGACTATGGAGAGGGCCTCGAGAAATTCATCTGCTAAT TTGTCAAACAGCCAAAATGCTGAGTCTGCCGTACTTAGCACTTCTGTGGATTTTAAAAG ACCTAACACTCAGAATGCTGCGAAGCAGGGGAATTCTGTAACAACGATCAAATCAAAAGCTTTAAGATGCAACAAG ATCTTCCCTAGTAGAGAAGATACTAGAATATGTGAAAACATTGGAGAAAGAAGTACAACCTCAATG GATTGTAATTCTACAGTCGATACGAGGCTTCCAATGCATCCACCAGTAGAACTGTTTAATAAG TTGTCCCTTAGATTTGAAAGAGAAAGTAGTGTAGTATCTGATCAGCCAAAAATCTATGCATCTTGA
- the LOC125874033 gene encoding protein TPX2-like isoform X2 has translation MSMTRRFFMISLPRSRLFRLHKPNVGLKLQATIRLLETAAAECSLGPSRLREEQTAKSSSSNSSNIHTGSAVSSYKSKIEEPLSIDRMAHESPKAKINSETRSFKARVSTLMNPTASHLAKLRSQKPPSKADERSSWNSSVSFNLATKRQKLESGYLRKVTIPRDPQLETMQRALRRRCKNDSESSENAKAKGQPSKAQPLNTKILKAPVLPPHPKTALRSTEFHVFKLKTMERASRNSSANLSNSQNAESAVLSTSVDFKRPNTQNAAKQGNSVTTIKSKALRCNKIFPSREDTRICENIGERSTTSMDCNSTVDTRLPMHPPVELFNKLSLRFERESSVVSDQPKIYAS, from the exons ATGAGTATGACGCGGCgtttttttatgatttctctACCCCGGAGTCGCCTTTTCAGGCTGCACAAGCCCAACGTTGGTTTGAAACTGCAGGCAACTATCCGCCTTCTC GAGACCGCAGCAGCAGAATGTTCACTTGGTCCCTCCAGGTTACGAGAAGAACAAACCGCAAAATCAAGCAGCAGCAACTCCTCAAATATTCACACCGGTTCTGCTGTTTCATCCTATAAATCGAAAATTGAAG AACCATTATCCATTGATCGAATGGCTCATGAAAGTCCTAAAGCTAAGATAAACTCAGAGACCAGATCTTTCAAAGCTAGAGTTTCAACTTTAATGAATCCCACTGCTAGTCATTTGGCTAAACTAAG GTCCCAGAAACCACCAAGCAAGGCCGATGAGAGAAGCTCATGGAATTCTTCAGTATCTTTTAATTTAGCTACCAAAAGACAAAAGCTAGAGAGTGGTTATCTGCGTAAG GTCACTATTCCTAGAGATCCTCAACTGGAAACCATGCAGAGGGCGCTAAGACGAAG GTGCAAGAATGATTCAGAGTCGAGTGAAAATGCAAAAGCTAAAGGCCAGCCTTCAAAAGCACAACCCTTGAACACAAAA ATTCTCAAAGCTCCTGTATTACCTCCTCATCCGAAGACCGCATTGAGATCAACAGAGTTTCAT GTTTTTAAGTTGAAGACTATGGAGAGGGCCTCGAGAAATTCATCTGCTAAT TTGTCAAACAGCCAAAATGCTGAGTCTGCCGTACTTAGCACTTCTGTGGATTTTAAAAG ACCTAACACTCAGAATGCTGCGAAGCAGGGGAATTCTGTAACAACGATCAAATCAAAAGCTTTAAGATGCAACAAG ATCTTCCCTAGTAGAGAAGATACTAGAATATGTGAAAACATTGGAGAAAGAAGTACAACCTCAATG GATTGTAATTCTACAGTCGATACGAGGCTTCCAATGCATCCACCAGTAGAACTGTTTAATAAG TTGTCCCTTAGATTTGAAAGAGAAAGTAGTGTAGTATCTGATCAGCCAAAAATCTATGCATCTTGA